One Bacteroidota bacterium genomic window carries:
- a CDS encoding saccharopine dehydrogenase family protein yields the protein MGKVLIIGAGGVSNVVVNKCAALPEVFTEIVLASRTKSKCDAIAEGVKKRFHKQIITEQLDADIVANTVALIKKHKPDLVLNVALPYQDLAIMDACLETGVNYLDTANYEPPTEAKFEYKWQWDYRSRFEKSNLMALLGSGFDPGVTNVYCAYAQKHLFDEIHTVDIVDCNGGDHGKAFATNFNPEINIREVTARGRYFENGEWKSTDPLSVNQPFDFPGVGVRNMYLMYHEELESLAKNIKGVKRIRFWMTFGEAYLTHLRVLQNVGMTRIDPVEYEGHQIIPLQFLKAVLPDPGSLAENYSGKTSIGCLIEGVKDGKPVRKFIYNICDHAETYKEVGSQAVSYTTGVPAMIGAKMMLTGKWMKAGVYNMEEFNPDPFMEDLNKYGLPWQIEDWKHSVK from the coding sequence ATGGGAAAAGTACTCATCATTGGTGCAGGAGGAGTGAGCAATGTTGTTGTCAACAAATGCGCCGCCCTGCCTGAAGTTTTTACCGAAATTGTGTTGGCTTCGCGTACAAAAAGTAAATGCGATGCTATTGCCGAAGGGGTAAAAAAACGTTTTCACAAACAAATTATTACCGAACAACTCGATGCCGACATTGTGGCGAATACAGTTGCTCTGATAAAAAAGCATAAACCCGATCTGGTTTTAAATGTAGCCTTGCCTTACCAGGATCTGGCTATTATGGATGCCTGTCTCGAAACCGGTGTAAACTACCTCGATACGGCCAACTACGAACCTCCTACCGAAGCTAAATTCGAATACAAGTGGCAGTGGGATTACCGAAGCCGTTTCGAAAAATCTAACCTCATGGCTTTGTTGGGTAGCGGATTCGATCCGGGTGTGACGAATGTGTATTGTGCCTATGCTCAAAAACATCTTTTCGATGAAATACATACTGTCGATATTGTCGACTGTAATGGTGGTGACCATGGAAAGGCTTTTGCAACCAATTTTAACCCCGAAATCAATATTCGCGAAGTAACTGCCCGTGGCCGGTATTTCGAGAACGGTGAGTGGAAAAGTACAGATCCTTTATCTGTAAATCAACCTTTCGATTTTCCTGGTGTGGGCGTACGTAATATGTACCTGATGTACCACGAAGAATTGGAATCGTTGGCCAAAAATATCAAAGGAGTTAAGCGCATTCGCTTCTGGATGACCTTTGGCGAAGCCTATCTGACTCACCTGCGCGTGCTGCAAAATGTGGGCATGACCCGCATCGATCCGGTCGAATACGAAGGGCACCAGATTATTCCACTTCAGTTTCTAAAGGCTGTTTTACCAGACCCTGGTTCTCTTGCCGAGAACTATAGCGGAAAAACTTCCATAGGTTGCTTAATCGAAGGAGTGAAGGATGGAAAGCCAGTGCGTAAATTCATTTACAATATCTGCGACCATGCCGAAACCTATAAAGAAGTAGGTTCGCAGGCCGTTTCATACACCACAGGCGTTCCTGCCATGATAGGTGCTAAAATGATGCTTACCGGAAAATGGATGAAGGCTGGTGTTTACAACATGGAAGAATTTAATCCGGATCCATTTATGGAAGATTTAAATAAGTATGGACTCCCCTGGCAAATAGAAGATTGGAAGCATTCGGTAAAATAA
- the nspC gene encoding carboxynorspermidine decarboxylase, giving the protein MNLTKEQLAGLKTPCFVVNETRIEENLRVIDRVQQEAGCKVLLAFKGFAMWNLAPLVRKYLPGTSASSVSEALLGHHEFGGELHVYSPAYNQTDIDTHLQLADHIVFNSPAQWNKYRALFVSNTRTKAGLRINPEHSEVSTAIYDPCAPFSRLGTTLTNFKAQIHLLEGISGLHVHNLCELNSDSLERTMEVVEKNFGFFFDKISWINFGGGHHISRSDYDVDHLIRLIKGFKQRHNLEVYLEPGEAVALNAGVLVSEVLDLLSNGMEIAVLDTSATCHMPDVLEMPYRPQIVGAGAAREKKYTYRLGGQSCLAGDVIGDYSFDAPLLPGSRLIFGDMAHYSMVKTTTFNGVSLPSIYIYNSKENTIRLVKHFGYEDYKSRLS; this is encoded by the coding sequence ATAAACCTCACTAAAGAACAACTGGCAGGGCTAAAAACGCCCTGCTTTGTTGTGAATGAGACCCGCATCGAAGAAAACCTTCGGGTGATAGACCGCGTGCAACAAGAAGCTGGTTGCAAGGTATTGCTGGCATTTAAAGGCTTTGCAATGTGGAACCTTGCCCCACTGGTGCGGAAATATCTTCCGGGTACATCAGCCAGCTCGGTGAGTGAAGCCCTGCTCGGACACCATGAATTTGGTGGTGAATTACACGTTTATTCTCCTGCTTACAACCAAACCGATATCGATACCCACTTGCAGCTTGCCGACCATATTGTATTTAATTCGCCGGCCCAATGGAATAAGTATCGTGCTTTGTTTGTCTCTAATACCCGGACAAAAGCCGGATTACGAATAAATCCGGAACATTCCGAGGTGTCAACAGCCATTTATGATCCTTGTGCTCCTTTTTCACGTTTGGGTACAACCCTGACAAATTTTAAAGCGCAGATTCATTTGCTGGAAGGTATCTCTGGTCTTCATGTTCACAATTTATGTGAACTCAACAGCGATTCTCTGGAACGCACCATGGAAGTTGTGGAAAAAAACTTCGGATTCTTTTTCGATAAAATCAGCTGGATTAACTTTGGCGGCGGGCATCACATTTCGCGCAGCGATTACGATGTTGATCACCTTATTCGCTTAATAAAAGGCTTTAAACAGCGACATAACCTGGAAGTTTACCTTGAACCAGGTGAGGCGGTTGCCCTTAATGCCGGAGTATTGGTTTCGGAGGTACTCGATTTACTTTCGAATGGGATGGAGATTGCGGTGCTCGATACCAGTGCTACCTGTCATATGCCCGATGTGCTCGAAATGCCTTACCGTCCTCAGATTGTGGGAGCAGGGGCTGCCAGGGAGAAGAAATATACCTATCGGCTGGGCGGACAGAGTTGCCTGGCTGGCGACGTAATTGGCGATTATTCTTTCGATGCACCACTGTTGCCAGGTAGCAGGCTTATTTTTGGCGATATGGCCCATTATTCGATGGTGAAAACCACCACCTTTAACGGAGTTAGTCTGCCTTCGATCTATATCTATAATTCAAAAGAAAATACAATTCGACTGGTAAAGCATTTTGGTTATGAAGACTATAAATCACGCCTGAGCTAA
- a CDS encoding sugar transferase, which translates to MKPIKALIRKYAKVIQRSLDLFITVVSYFGALYLISKVNGEKLTINADIIYLLLLVLPTWAILIKTTNLAQIPRSRTYLSIFFRILNFNLVGLLVLLIYKHLFNLEMLSHQFVLAFSFINWISLFTLRMTTFRIVKSFRANGHNIHNIVVIADKDSEELIDSILDHKEWGYRIVAIFSDSSHIRSTYSPLIRVLPERSNIKNILKVDIIDEVLYCKNTIDLEKVDRLIEACKELGVTFKAKSKVMPVNHAKVKLTHLEKTPFLTFINTPNNSLRWAWKSISDFMISAILMFFLSPLFLTISLIIRATSKGPAMFKQKRVGLHGRQFYIYKFRTMVQNAEELKAKLMAMNESDGPTFKMKHDPRITAIGRFLRKTSIDELPQLINVLRGEMSLIGPRPPLPSEVAQYEDWQLRRLSVKPGITCTWQIIPNRNEVVFEKWMKLDMEYIDKWSYKSDWQLFFRTIKSVLVNRGY; encoded by the coding sequence ATGAAACCAATTAAGGCCCTCATCCGCAAATACGCAAAAGTAATACAAAGGAGCCTTGACCTTTTTATTACTGTAGTATCCTACTTCGGCGCACTCTACCTTATTTCAAAAGTAAATGGTGAAAAACTTACAATTAATGCCGATATCATTTACCTTTTGCTGCTTGTACTGCCTACCTGGGCAATTTTAATAAAGACAACCAACCTGGCCCAGATACCACGTTCAAGGACTTACTTATCGATTTTCTTCCGTATTCTCAATTTTAACCTGGTAGGTCTTCTGGTATTGCTGATCTACAAGCACTTGTTTAATCTCGAAATGCTGTCGCACCAGTTTGTACTTGCTTTTTCGTTTATTAACTGGATATCGCTGTTTACACTTCGCATGACCACATTCCGCATTGTGAAATCGTTCCGTGCCAATGGTCATAACATCCATAACATTGTAGTAATTGCCGACAAGGATTCCGAAGAACTCATCGACAGCATACTCGACCACAAAGAATGGGGTTATCGCATTGTAGCTATTTTTAGCGACTCAAGCCACATTCGTAGTACATATTCACCTCTAATCAGGGTTCTCCCGGAACGCTCGAATATTAAAAACATTTTAAAAGTCGATATTATTGACGAGGTGCTTTACTGTAAAAACACCATAGATCTTGAGAAAGTAGACAGACTGATTGAGGCTTGTAAAGAACTTGGAGTTACCTTTAAAGCAAAAAGCAAAGTGATGCCTGTAAATCACGCTAAAGTAAAACTAACGCATCTCGAAAAAACTCCTTTTCTTACTTTTATCAATACTCCGAATAACTCCCTGCGTTGGGCCTGGAAATCGATCAGCGATTTTATGATTTCAGCCATTTTAATGTTTTTCCTTTCTCCGCTTTTTCTAACTATCAGCTTGATTATCCGCGCCACATCGAAAGGGCCGGCTATGTTCAAACAAAAACGTGTAGGACTTCATGGTCGCCAGTTTTATATTTACAAGTTCAGAACCATGGTACAAAATGCGGAAGAGTTAAAAGCTAAATTGATGGCAATGAACGAAAGCGATGGTCCTACCTTTAAAATGAAACATGACCCACGCATAACTGCAATTGGAAGATTTCTTCGCAAAACCAGTATCGATGAGCTACCACAATTAATTAATGTGCTCCGGGGCGAAATGTCGCTTATAGGACCACGTCCGCCACTGCCCAGTGAAGTAGCACAATACGAAGACTGGCAATTGCGTCGCCTTTCTGTAAAACCTGGTATTACCTGTACCTGGCAGATCATTCCGAACCGCAATGAGGTTGTATTCGAAAAATGGATGAAACTCGATATGGAGTACATCGATAAATGGTCGTATAAATCAGATTGGCAACTTTTCTTCCGCACCATCAAATCGGTTCTTGTGAACCGGGGTTACTAA
- a CDS encoding glycosyltransferase family 2 protein has protein sequence MNRIAIIIPVHNGLAYTKKCLKSLEESYEHVNKENFFTILVDDGSSDGTSEWVSDNYPNVIICKGDGNLWWSGAINVGCKYALEELKADYMVWWNNDIVTEPSYFQNLEKLLETTEKDILIGSKVMVLNPPNLIWTMGCKFDPYTGERRMYGFFEPDSEEYNHVWDVDWLTGMGTVLSKEILTQVGWLNEKDFPHYHGDSDYSYRVKLAGFRLKVYPEIRIWNDVVNTGLIHKGSFKMLWKSLVDIKSNFNIKKELLFYKYYAKSIRAYWPVFKSYARYIGGFFKWKILNLLGLKKKD, from the coding sequence ATGAATAGAATTGCTATCATTATTCCCGTTCACAATGGCCTGGCGTACACTAAGAAGTGTTTGAAAAGCCTCGAAGAATCGTATGAACATGTAAACAAAGAAAACTTTTTTACCATACTGGTCGACGATGGATCCAGCGATGGTACTTCCGAATGGGTTTCGGACAATTATCCAAACGTGATCATCTGCAAAGGTGACGGCAACTTATGGTGGAGCGGTGCTATAAATGTAGGGTGTAAATATGCCCTGGAAGAGCTTAAGGCCGATTACATGGTATGGTGGAACAACGACATTGTCACCGAACCTTCGTATTTTCAGAACCTTGAAAAACTACTCGAAACAACCGAGAAAGACATCCTAATTGGTTCGAAGGTAATGGTACTCAACCCACCCAACCTTATTTGGACCATGGGATGCAAATTTGATCCTTACACCGGTGAGCGCAGAATGTATGGTTTCTTCGAGCCCGATTCGGAAGAATACAACCACGTGTGGGATGTTGATTGGCTTACAGGAATGGGCACAGTGCTTAGCAAGGAGATTTTGACCCAGGTAGGATGGTTGAATGAAAAAGATTTTCCGCATTATCACGGCGACAGCGACTACAGTTATCGGGTTAAACTGGCAGGTTTCCGGTTAAAAGTTTACCCGGAAATACGTATTTGGAACGATGTGGTCAATACAGGACTCATTCACAAAGGAAGCTTTAAAATGCTTTGGAAATCGTTGGTCGATATTAAATCGAATTTTAACATTAAAAAAGAACTGCTCTTTTATAAGTATTACGCGAAATCGATAAGAGCCTATTGGCCTGTGTTTAAAAGTTATGCCCGGTACATAGGAGGTTTTTTCAAATGGAAAATCCTTAACCTGCTAGGTTTAAAAAAGAAAGACTAG
- a CDS encoding glycosyltransferase family 4 protein, which produces MRVTIIANGFQEDYTVNLINALADEEGLKVDFIGSDIYLNYPINRRIHYHNLRGSHDEKAGRIEKVKRIFRYYLRLLHFIRHTDSKVYHIQWLRFYFIDGILLPTLLKLMGKIVIYTVHDVLPHSQETPKMRRLFKRIYRKMDHLVVHTGYIKLRLQNEFKIPENKISVVRHGVYSLQLSEDLTKESCRKAMELKEKDIVLLFFGYITQYKGLPLLIEAFNTLKPKHSNLKLLVAGKVSKDYQDSFEQIRAGISSNDIQITTKYLEDTEVEQHYKAADMVVLPYLEASQSGVMFISYAYGKPVIAPNFGGFPYDIELGKTGLLFEKQNTADLAAQIEKAIVLFCPPAPSPHEYITHFAKENYSWRNSAMALHKIYQSYLAKNQQQLNV; this is translated from the coding sequence ATGCGTGTAACAATTATTGCCAACGGATTTCAGGAAGATTATACTGTGAACCTGATCAATGCACTGGCCGATGAGGAAGGCTTAAAGGTCGATTTTATTGGTTCGGATATCTATTTAAACTATCCTATAAATAGGCGAATTCATTACCACAACTTAAGAGGATCTCATGACGAAAAAGCTGGGAGAATTGAGAAGGTAAAACGAATTTTCAGGTATTATCTCAGGCTATTGCATTTTATTCGACACACCGATTCGAAGGTATACCATATTCAATGGTTACGGTTCTATTTCATCGATGGAATTTTGCTGCCCACATTGCTAAAACTAATGGGCAAGATTGTGATTTATACTGTGCATGATGTATTGCCACACAGCCAGGAAACACCAAAAATGAGAAGGCTTTTCAAACGTATTTACCGTAAAATGGACCACCTGGTAGTTCATACCGGATACATCAAACTGCGCTTACAAAACGAGTTTAAAATACCTGAAAACAAAATTTCTGTTGTCAGGCATGGTGTGTATTCTTTACAGTTAAGCGAAGACCTCACAAAAGAGTCGTGCCGAAAAGCCATGGAATTGAAGGAGAAAGACATTGTGCTTCTTTTTTTTGGTTACATCACCCAATACAAAGGTCTGCCGCTACTGATTGAGGCTTTTAACACGCTAAAACCCAAACATTCCAACCTAAAGCTGCTGGTGGCCGGGAAAGTTAGCAAAGACTACCAGGATAGCTTTGAACAAATAAGAGCAGGAATCTCCTCCAACGACATTCAGATCACAACAAAATACCTCGAAGACACCGAAGTAGAACAACATTATAAGGCTGCCGACATGGTAGTGCTTCCCTACCTCGAAGCCTCACAAAGTGGGGTTATGTTTATTTCTTATGCCTATGGCAAGCCAGTAATAGCTCCAAATTTTGGAGGTTTTCCTTACGACATCGAACTCGGGAAAACCGGATTGCTTTTCGAAAAACAAAATACTGCCGACCTGGCTGCCCAGATCGAAAAAGCCATTGTGCTATTCTGTCCACCAGCGCCCTCACCACATGAATATATCACGCATTTTGCTAAGGAGAATTACAGCTGGCGTAATAGCGCAATGGCACTTCATAAAATTTATCAATCCTACTTAGCTAAAAACCAGCAACAATTAAATGTTTAA